TGGCTGAAAATGAAAAATTGAATCCAGTTTTCAGTAATATCAAAGCACTTTTCAATTTTGAAATGTTGGCAACGGAATCTCAATTTGGTAAGAATGCAGTTTTTATGACGGGCGACGAGTTTTCAGATTTTGATGAATTGATTAATAATAACGCAGTCAACGGTTTGAAAGTTTATCCAGACCCATATCAAGGTCAGCAGTTGTTTTACCGTTCGGACAATGTGAATTTCGTTAAAAAGAAAATCATTGCGCACTCAATCTCAACTGTTGATATGAACAAAGCAGTGCACTATCACGCTGTGAATGATGATATTAATATTGTGGATGCCGATAATTTGACGAGCATCATCAACAATTTAGCAAAAACAATCGAGAAACTGAATACCAAAAACTTCACACCAAAATACAACGACAAAGTAAAATACGATTTCTAACGTCTTGATAAGCTAAGCTATTTATTTTCCGTAATTTTGCATTTCCAATTTTTTTGAATGAAACCATTTCAACGTATTATCAGTATTGCCAAACCACATCAAAGATTTTTGTGGGGCAGTATGTTTTTCAATATTCTTTATTCTCTTCTTCAGATTGCTTCTATTGGTACTTTATTGCCAATTCTCAGCGTGATGTTCGGAACTTCTGACAAAATCGACACGTCAAAAGTGCCTGTTTGGAGTGGCAGAATTGCAGATTATTTTGGCTATGTCAAAGACTTGGCATATTATACAATTCAGATTAATATGGATAAGCACGGCGGTATTAAAGTTTTAGCCGTTCTTTGTTGCATTACTGCAGTTGCGTTTTTATTGAGGAATATTTTTAGATATCTGGGGTCTTATCTATTGGTCAACTATCGTGTTGGAATTACCAGAGATCTTCGAACCTTGATGTATGATAAATTTCTGAAACTACCAGTCTCGTTTTTTACAGAACAGAGAAAGGGTGATATGATGTCACGAATATCCAATGACATTGGCGCTGTAGAGGGTGGAATTATGGGGTCTTTGGTCGATATTGTGAATTCGCCTTTTATGATTATTTCGTCATTGACAGCATTATTCCTTTTATCTCCGAAACTGACTTTATTTTCATTAATCGTTTTCCCAATTATGGGCTGGATCATCTCTTGGGTAGGAAAAAGTCTGAAAAAACAGGCCAAATTTGCACAGGAAGAATTAGGAAATCTCTTCTCTTTGGTTGATGAAACTTTAAAATCTTCAAAGGTCATCAAGATTTTTAATGCGGATAAAATCCTGAAAAACAGATTTAATAAAACAACAGACCAATGGCAACATCACGCCATTTCTATGAGCAGAAGACGTGAATTGGCTTCTCCAATGAGTGAATTTCTTGGATCTGTAACGATGTTGCTCATCACTTGGTACGCCGGAACAGAGATCATTAATGGAACCAATAAGGATCCCGCGACTTTCCTTGCATTCATAGCTGTATTTTTTCAGGTTTTGGATCCTGCGAAAAGATTGTCAAATGCTATTTCTGCAATCCAGGGTGGAATGGCGAGTTTAGAAAGGGTTTCCGAAGTTTTAGATTACGATTTGAAGGTTGATGAAATCCTGAATCCAACACCTATTTCTGAGCTAAATGATAAAATTGAATTTAAAAATATTGGTTTCTATTACGAGAAATCAAATCTAATTCTAAAAAACGTTTCGATTACTTTGCCAAAAGGAAAAACAGTTGCTTTAGTTGGACAATCCGGAAGTGGAAAAACTACGATTGCTAATCTATTAGCAAGATTCTATGACGTTTCCGAAGGCGAAATTTTAATCGACGGTCACAACATCAAAAATCTAAAACTAACAGATTATCGAAAACTTCTGGGAATGGTAACTCAGGAGTCAGTTCTTTTCAATGATTCGGTTTACAATAATATTTTGATGGGTAATCCAAATGCAACAGAAGCACAAGTGATTGAAGCTGCGAAGATTGCCAATGCTCACGATTTTATCTCTCAACTTCCGGAAGGTTATGATACCAATATCGGCGACGACGGAAACAAACTTTCTGGCGGACAAAAGCAACGTGTTTCCATCGCCAGAGCTGTGCTGAAAAATCCACCAATTATGATTCTTGATGAAGCAACTTCTGCTTTGGATACAGAGTCTGAAAGATATGTTCAGGACGCATTGGAAAAAATGATGGAGAACAGAACATCTTTGGTTATTGCTCACAGATTATCAACTATTCAGAAGGCTGATCATATTGTTGTAATGGAAAAAGGTGACATCATAGAGCAAGGCTCTCATCAGGAATTGATGGAACAAGACGGCACTTATAGAAAGCTGGTTGAGCTTCAGAATTTTGACTAATGAATCCAGTTCAGGAATATTTTTATCGGATTGATGAACCTGCGAGAAGTGCGCTTTTGTTTATCCGAGAGAAGATTTTAAATTCCGATGAATTGATAACCGAAACGTTCAGTTTTGGACTTCCTTTCTTGAAGTACAAAAAGAAAATGCTCTGCTATTTCTATTATAGCAAACAGCATCAGAAGCATTATCTCAGCTTTTATCACGGCGACAGAGTGGATTATCCCGAACTTTTATCCGAAGGTAGAAAGAAATTCAAAATCCTACTTTTGGATATGGATGAGGATTTGCCAATGGAATTGATTTTCAATATTCTTGATGAAGTGAAAACTTATATCAAATAAATTTTTGATTTTAACTAAATTTCACCCGACTTCCAATCCGTTCTTCACTGGCAAACTCGGACTCAACAAAGTCACTTCACTTTTATTGTCGCCATAAACTCCTAGAACAAGACATTCGCTGAAGAAATTGGCGATTTGTTTCTTCGGGAAATTCACAACAGCAAGAATCTGTTTTCCTATCAATTCTTCTTTCGAATACAAAGCTGTGATTTGAGCAGAAGATTTCCGAATGCCCAAATCTCCAAAATCGATTTCCAATTGATAAGAAGGATTTCTGGCTTTTTCAAAATCATTCACAGAAATAATGGTTCCAACTCTAATGTCTATTTTTTCAAAATCGTCCCAGGATATTTCAGGTTTTGTCGTTTTTAGATTGTTTTAAGTTTAATTATCAAGATTTATCATATACCAATTCACTTGGTAAGGGTATTTTTCATAAGGCGAATCTCCTTCAGTAAAAGTTAGACCCTTATCAAAATCCCTTTTTGCTAATCTTGCGCTTTCCAGATAGTTTGTATAATCGTTATCAATTTTGTAGAGATTCAAAGCTTTATAATATTCTGCATCAGAAAAGTTGGGGTAAACTTTTAAGGCTTTATCAAACTC
The genomic region above belongs to Epilithonimonas zeae and contains:
- a CDS encoding ABC transporter ATP-binding protein, producing the protein MKPFQRIISIAKPHQRFLWGSMFFNILYSLLQIASIGTLLPILSVMFGTSDKIDTSKVPVWSGRIADYFGYVKDLAYYTIQINMDKHGGIKVLAVLCCITAVAFLLRNIFRYLGSYLLVNYRVGITRDLRTLMYDKFLKLPVSFFTEQRKGDMMSRISNDIGAVEGGIMGSLVDIVNSPFMIISSLTALFLLSPKLTLFSLIVFPIMGWIISWVGKSLKKQAKFAQEELGNLFSLVDETLKSSKVIKIFNADKILKNRFNKTTDQWQHHAISMSRRRELASPMSEFLGSVTMLLITWYAGTEIINGTNKDPATFLAFIAVFFQVLDPAKRLSNAISAIQGGMASLERVSEVLDYDLKVDEILNPTPISELNDKIEFKNIGFYYEKSNLILKNVSITLPKGKTVALVGQSGSGKTTIANLLARFYDVSEGEILIDGHNIKNLKLTDYRKLLGMVTQESVLFNDSVYNNILMGNPNATEAQVIEAAKIANAHDFISQLPEGYDTNIGDDGNKLSGGQKQRVSIARAVLKNPPIMILDEATSALDTESERYVQDALEKMMENRTSLVIAHRLSTIQKADHIVVMEKGDIIEQGSHQELMEQDGTYRKLVELQNFD
- a CDS encoding DUF1801 domain-containing protein, yielding MNPVQEYFYRIDEPARSALLFIREKILNSDELITETFSFGLPFLKYKKKMLCYFYYSKQHQKHYLSFYHGDRVDYPELLSEGRKKFKILLLDMDEDLPMELIFNILDEVKTYIK
- a CDS encoding tRNA-binding protein, translating into MSWDDFEKIDIRVGTIISVNDFEKARNPSYQLEIDFGDLGIRKSSAQITALYSKEELIGKQILAVVNFPKKQIANFFSECLVLGVYGDNKSEVTLLSPSLPVKNGLEVG